Proteins found in one Quercus robur chromosome 2, dhQueRobu3.1, whole genome shotgun sequence genomic segment:
- the LOC126715060 gene encoding AAA-ATPase ASD, mitochondrial-like has translation MTMMGGIWSLGGSLQIATIVFLWKILEIYFPGHLRSSIISYSMKLASLVSPYIYIRFPEFIGDSEEYMGVKRSDAYAAIETYLSGKSSREAKYLKAVDVKDSSQPVQLSMDENEGVTDEFEGVKLSWAVQKEYTRTQQSFSYYPQMDEKRYYQLTFHKSHRDFVNGTYINHVIQKGKAITVSNRQRKLYTNNPSQSWERYRARKWSHATFEHPATFDTLAMESKKKLEIVNDLEKFSKGKDYYKKIGKAWKRGYLLYGPPGTGKSSMIAAMANHLEYDIYDLELTTVMNNTELRKLLIETTGKSIIVIEDIDCSLDLTGQRKNEKKKAKDEEAKDPISKMTKGEEDSNSKVTLSGLLNFIDGLWSAIGGERIIVFTTNYVEKLDAALIRRGRMDKHIELSYCGFEAFKVLAKNYLDVDSHPLFATIGHLLEETNITPADVAENLMPKSLNEDAEACLKKLIEAIKTAKEEATKKAEEEARLKAEKEEKEKLEATQEDVKIDKSLAKDAKENGVEVVKDDKTLANEVKENGVTA, from the coding sequence atgacgATGATGGGGGGAATATGGTCTCTAGGTGGCTCATTGCAGATTGCTACCATAGTGTTTCTTTGGAAAATATTAGAAATATATTTCCCTGGTCATCTTCGTAGCTCCATCATAAGTTACAGTATGAAATTGGCGAGTCTCGTGAGCCCCTATATCTATATTAGGTTCCCTGAATTCATAGGCGACAGTGAGGAGTACATGGGTGTCAAGCGTAGTGATGCCTATGCTGCCATTGAAACATACCTCAGTGGAAAGTCCTCCAGGGAAGCTAAATATCTTAAGGCAGTAGATGTCAAAGACAGCAGTCAACCTGTACAACTGAGCATGGACGAGAACGAAGGAGTTACTGATGAATTTGAAGGGGTAAAGCTTTCGTGGGCTGTCCAGAAAGAATACACAAGAACCCAGCAGTCATTTTCATACTACCCGCAGATGGACGAGAAGAGGTATTACCAGCTCACTTTCCATAAGTCGCACAGAGATTTTGTCAATGGGACTTACATCAATCATGTAATTCAAAAAGGGAAGGCAATAACGGTGAGCAATCGACAAAGGAAGCTGTACACTAACAATCCTAGCCAGAGTTGGGAAAGGTACAGAGCACGGAAATGGAGCCATGCGACTTTTGAGCACCCAGCAACTTTCGACACTTTGGCCATGGAGTCAAAGAAAAAGTTGGAAATCGTCAATGACCTCGAAAAGTTCAGCAAGGGAAAAGACTACTACAAAAAGATTGGCAAGGCCTGGAAGCGCGGCTATCTTCTTTATGGTCCTCCTGGAACTGGTAAGTCAAGCATGATTGCTGCCATGGCCAACCACTTGGAGTATGATATCTATGATCTTGAATTGACAACGGTTATGAACAACACAGAGCTGAGAAAGCTTTTGATCGAAACCACAGGTAAGTCGATCATTGTGATAGAAGATATTGATTGCTCACTTGATCTTACGGGTCAacgaaagaatgaaaaaaagaaagcgaAGGATGAAGAAGCCAAGGATCCTATTAGTAAAATGACCAAAGGTGAAGAAGACAGCAATAGTAAGGTCACTCTCTCTGGGTTGTTGAATTTTATAGATGGGCTTTGGTCTGCTATTGGGGGAGAGAGGATCATTGTTTTCACAACTAATTACGTGGAAAAGCTTGATGCGGCTCTCATTAGGAGGGGACGTATGGATAAGCACATAGAATTGTCTTATTGTGGCTTTGAAGCATTCAAGGTTCTTGCCAAAAATTACTTGGATGTTGACTCACACCCTTTGTTTGCGACTATTGGCCACTTGTTGGAGGAAACCAATATTACTCCTGCTGATGTTGCTGAGAATTTGATGCCCAAGTCACTGAATGAAGATGCTGAGGCTTGTTTGAAGAAATTGATTGAAGCTATTAAGACGGCCAAAGAGGAAGCAACAAAGAAGGCTGAGGAAGAGGCACGGTTAAAGgcagagaaagaagagaaagagaagctAGAAGCTACTCAAGAAGATGTGAAAATTGATAAGTCTTTAGCTAAAGATGCGAAAGAGAATGGTGTTGAAGTTGTGAAAGATGATAAGACGTTGGCTAATGAGGTGAAAGAAAATGGAGTCACCGCCTGA